A window from Tachyglossus aculeatus isolate mTacAcu1 chromosome 20, mTacAcu1.pri, whole genome shotgun sequence encodes these proteins:
- the MTIF3 gene encoding translation initiation factor IF-3, mitochondrial has translation MAALCLQKLLPGAPKAAVVHGGSCAGACVLRRLAPGPLWPVARTPLARPFCSADEAVGGEPRGKKMPSKPTISNVGRKIQHRVLRLLDERGEDLGAMHRADVIRLMEERGLRLVLLRPAADPPLYQLLTGSQIHEERLRLREESKAKPQTGPTQLKELIFSSSITQHDLHTKTKQIQDWIEKKHQVRITIKKGKFVKEEEHNLEGLFDEILQAVPILVTFTSKPRVIKDGRAATCVLRAMSKKEINEYKKTQEEKQGGRGLSPGKSGDEPCGSDGLRQ, from the exons ATGGCGGCCCTGTGCCTGCAGAAGCTGCTGCCGGGGGCCCCGAAGGCCGCCGTCGTCCACGGCGGGAGCTGCGCGGGCGCCTGCGTCCTGCGTCGGCTGGCACCGGGCCCGCTGTGGCCGGTGGCCCGGACCCCGCTCGCCCGGCCCTTCTGTTCGGCGGAtgaggcggtggggggggagcCGCGGGGGAAGAAGATGCCGTCCAAACCGACCATCAGCAACGTGGGCAGGAAAATCCAGCACCGCGTCCTGCGGTTGCTGGATGAGCGCGGGGAGGACTTGGGAGCCATGCACCGGGCAGACGTGATCCGCCTCATGGAGGAGCGCGGGCTGAGACTGGTCCTGCTGCGGCCCGCTGCCGACCCCCCGCTCTACCAGCTGCTCACCGGGAGCCAGATCCATGAGGAACGGCTCCGCCTCCGGGAGGAGAGCAAGGCCAAGCCCCAGACCG GACCTACCCAGCTGAAGGAGTTAATCTTTTCCTCAAGCATCACGCAACACGACTTACACACCAAGACGAAGCAGATTCAGGACTGGATCGAGAAGAAGCATCAAGTCCGAATTACCATAAAGAAAGGGAAGTTCGTAAAGGAAGAGGAGCATAACCTG GAGGGGCTCTTCGATGAGATCCTCCAGGCCGTCCCGATCCTGGTGACCTTCACGTCGAAGCCCCGAGTGATCAAAGACGGAAGAGCGGCGACGTGCGTCCTCCGGGCCATGAGCAAAAAGGAAATCAACGAATATAAGAAGACTCAGGAAGAGAAGCAAGGCGGGCGGGGTCTGTCGCCCGGGAAAAGCGGGGATGAGCCCTGTGGGTCCGACGGCCTGCGGCAGTGA